In Runella sp. SP2, the genomic window ACGGTGCCTGACCTCAAAGGCATGACCTTAGACCAAATTGAAGACTATCTCGATGAGCGTAATCTTCGGTATGAAGTGGCCGATTGTACGTTTGTCGTTGGGCAGAAGCCGCTCAGTGTCATCCGACAACATCCCAAAGCAGGAATGCGGGTAAAAGAAGGGCGGAAGTTGTATTTGTACATTACGACCCTCAATGCGCCTAATGTAAAAATGTCGCAGCTAGTGGATCGCACCAAAAACAGCGCCATCGCCGAGCTAAAACGTCTTGGGTTAATGTTAGGTCGTATCAATTACATACCTGACCCCGCCCACGATGCTGTGCTAGAACAATTGTACAACGGCAAGCCCATTTTGCCAGGAACATTGATTCCGCAGGGTTCTAAAATAGATCTTAACCTAGGAGATGGCATCGGGAATACTGAATTTGATGTTCCTGACGTTGTAGGTAAAACACTCGAAGATGCCCTTTTTGTCTTAAAAGGCTCCAACTTAGGAAAACCACTTATTCAATACGTGGATGACCCAAGTCAACCGCCTGGGACTGTCGTACGACAAAACCCTGAGGCGGGAGCAGGCAACAAAATCCACGTCGGCGATATCATCGACTTGTGGGTAGTCGGGTCGCCAGATACGCAACAGCAACCACAGAATGAACAACTTTAGAAGTAACGTAACAGTGCAGAAAGGTAGCCATCGCGGCAAGTCATTTATTACGAGAGATAGGGTATTAAACATGTCCCTATCTCTTCTCTTTTTCATTGGGATGCTCCCAACCGTAGCCGCTCAGTGGGTCGTCGTACCAGTTGGGTCGTCGGTTTCTACAAGCCCCCAAAAAGCAGCGCGTACCCAAGCGCTTACATTGCCTTTTTTTGACGATTTTTCATTATCAACCAATGGCCACCCTGACCCTACTTTGTGGCAAAACGGTGGCACCTATGTAAACAACACCTTGACAATAGGGCAGCCTACTCTCAATGTCGTTACCTTCGATGGCGCAGACGCCACAGGTCGCCCTTATAACTTGACGAGCCCCTTCGCGCAAGGCTATGGTGATACGCTTACTTCTCAGCCCATTGATTTATCTTCGATTAAAGATACATCTACTTATTTAAGTTTTTATGCACAGTTGCGCGGCCTAGGC contains:
- a CDS encoding PASTA domain-containing protein produces the protein MKISTNSRTDLYVHIALVVALVVALFLGFFFVYLPFTTNHGQSITVPDLKGMTLDQIEDYLDERNLRYEVADCTFVVGQKPLSVIRQHPKAGMRVKEGRKLYLYITTLNAPNVKMSQLVDRTKNSAIAELKRLGLMLGRINYIPDPAHDAVLEQLYNGKPILPGTLIPQGSKIDLNLGDGIGNTEFDVPDVVGKTLEDALFVLKGSNLGKPLIQYVDDPSQPPGTVVRQNPEAGAGNKIHVGDIIDLWVVGSPDTQQQPQNEQL